Proteins encoded in a region of the Paenibacillus sp. W2I17 genome:
- the pheS gene encoding phenylalanine--tRNA ligase subunit alpha produces MKERLEALKIEALEQLSGVNDPQTLGDLRVKYLGKKGALTEILRGMGALSAEERPVIGQVANDVRAAIEEVIDSKQDQFQKEETAKRLQSEKIDVTLPGRRGRQGGLHPLTKVVQEIEDIFIGMGYRVAEGPEVEMDYYNFEALNLPKNHPARDMQDSFYVTEDLLMRTHTSPVQVRTMQSMKGEVPVKVICPGKVYRRDDDDATHSFQFNQVEGLVISENIRMSDLKGTLLQFVREMFGSHTEIRLRPSFFPFTEPSAEVDVTCVQCGGSGCRVCKQTGWLEILGGGMVHPKVLEMGGYDPEKYSGFAFGMGVERIAMLKYGVDDIRHFYNSDLTFLKQFGRL; encoded by the coding sequence ATGAAAGAACGTTTAGAGGCATTGAAGATCGAAGCGCTGGAGCAGTTGTCTGGTGTGAATGATCCGCAGACGCTCGGTGATCTGCGTGTAAAGTATTTGGGGAAAAAGGGTGCATTAACTGAGATTTTGCGTGGTATGGGTGCGCTTAGTGCGGAGGAACGTCCAGTTATTGGTCAAGTAGCCAACGATGTTCGGGCTGCCATTGAGGAAGTCATCGACAGCAAGCAGGATCAGTTCCAGAAGGAAGAGACGGCGAAGCGTCTGCAATCCGAGAAAATTGATGTGACTCTGCCAGGACGTCGTGGACGTCAAGGCGGACTGCATCCACTGACCAAAGTGGTACAGGAGATCGAAGATATTTTCATCGGTATGGGATACCGCGTTGCGGAAGGTCCTGAAGTCGAAATGGATTATTACAACTTTGAAGCATTGAATCTGCCGAAGAATCACCCGGCGCGCGATATGCAGGATTCCTTCTATGTTACTGAAGACTTGTTGATGCGTACCCATACATCTCCGGTTCAAGTACGTACCATGCAGAGCATGAAGGGCGAAGTGCCTGTCAAAGTCATCTGCCCAGGTAAAGTATACCGCCGTGATGACGACGATGCGACGCACTCTTTCCAATTCAACCAGGTTGAAGGTTTGGTCATCAGCGAAAACATTCGTATGAGCGATCTGAAAGGAACCCTGTTGCAATTCGTGCGCGAAATGTTCGGTTCCCACACAGAAATTCGTCTGCGTCCAAGCTTCTTCCCGTTCACAGAGCCAAGTGCAGAAGTGGATGTAACCTGTGTACAATGTGGCGGCAGCGGCTGTCGCGTATGTAAGCAAACAGGCTGGCTTGAAATTTTGGGCGGCGGTATGGTTCACCCGAAAGTACTGGAAATGGGTGGTTATGATCCGGAGAAATACAGTGGTTTTGCATTTGGTATGGGCGTAGAGCGTATCGCGATGCTGAAGTATGGTGTCGATGATATCCGTCACTTCTACAACAGTGATCTGACCTTCCTGAAGCAATTCGGACGGCTGTAA
- a CDS encoding aldolase catalytic domain-containing protein gives MKTNHCKIVDCTIRDGGLVNNWDFSVDFVQQLYAGLNEAGVDYMEIGYKNSPKLLKGAEEAGPWRFLNDDFLRKVIPQKGNTKLSALVDVGRVDENDILPRSESMLDLIRVACYSKDVDKALALVQTFHDRGYETTLNIMALSNVMENELLEAFELIKESSVDVVYIVDSYGSLDHNDVKYLVEKFKTHLPNKRLGVHTHNNMQLAFSNTLIAAELGVELLDASVYGMGRAAGNCPTELLVAHLKGTKYNLRPVLGVLEQLMVPLREKEEWGYILPYMITGALDEHPRSAMAIRSSEDKDKVVDFYDKLTTPEVNFDK, from the coding sequence ATGAAGACAAATCATTGCAAAATTGTAGATTGTACGATCCGTGATGGCGGATTGGTGAATAATTGGGACTTTAGCGTGGACTTTGTTCAACAGCTGTATGCTGGATTGAATGAAGCTGGCGTTGATTATATGGAAATTGGATATAAGAACTCTCCGAAGTTGCTTAAAGGTGCCGAGGAAGCAGGACCATGGCGTTTCCTGAACGATGATTTCCTGCGTAAAGTTATCCCTCAAAAAGGCAATACCAAACTGTCTGCACTGGTTGACGTAGGTCGTGTGGACGAAAATGATATCTTGCCTCGCAGTGAGAGCATGCTGGATCTGATCCGTGTTGCCTGCTACAGCAAAGATGTGGACAAGGCACTTGCACTGGTTCAAACATTCCATGATCGTGGATATGAAACTACACTTAATATTATGGCACTCTCCAATGTTATGGAGAATGAGTTGCTGGAAGCATTTGAATTGATCAAAGAAAGCTCCGTAGATGTTGTCTACATTGTAGATTCTTACGGTAGTCTGGATCATAATGATGTGAAATATCTGGTAGAGAAGTTCAAGACTCACTTGCCTAACAAGCGTCTTGGTGTTCACACACATAATAATATGCAGCTTGCGTTTTCTAACACATTGATTGCGGCGGAACTTGGCGTTGAGCTGCTTGATGCTTCTGTGTATGGTATGGGCCGTGCGGCAGGAAACTGTCCAACCGAATTGCTCGTAGCTCATCTGAAAGGAACGAAATACAATCTGCGTCCAGTACTTGGTGTGTTGGAACAGTTGATGGTTCCACTCAGAGAAAAAGAAGAATGGGGTTACATTCTGCCTTACATGATTACAGGTGCGTTGGACGAGCATCCACGTTCAGCGATGGCGATTCGCTCATCGGAAGACAAGGATAAGGTTGTTGATTTTTATGATAAATTAACAACACCAGAAGTGAATTTTGATAAGTAA
- the abc-f gene encoding ribosomal protection-like ABC-F family protein encodes MMTLVRLHEVSKEWNGNELFTGLNLEINEGERLAILGRNGCGKTTLLRIILGEEHGGGRIERHIPQQEWGFMRQRSEIEAGMNVLDAVRRESGQIYEVKRNLEELEQRLSMSTEADEELLAAYTQVMEQYEQLNGYMWETEVEKVLTRLGLSAEHWNRPYHSLSGGQKTKARLAGLLVSKPKFLILDEPTNHLDEGSMRWLEEWLSSYEGTLLFVSHDRTFIDQVATGVIEFSPDALTKYKGGYSDYKIHKERELREQETIYRRQELERKALEETIRNYQEWFHKAHNSATDVEVKITQSFYKAKANKNISRYHAKQKQLERLERERVDKPREAAKLNMELQMNPLAARQLLALEEVSFSYTGDKPLLRDLRITVERGDRLAVRGPNGTGKTTLLKLMIGELEPSQGKVTRHPQLKIGYFSQELEGLPENQTLLDSLLTLPSMTQSAARTILGCFLFSRDDVFKRIGDLSMGEKCRVAFLRLYFGGANLLVLDEPTNYLDIDTQEVMENVLKQASGALVLVSHDRMLTKSLANRLCDLEAGGTATLFEGGVSDWEQSNKFREVALETRESDDERLRLEMRLSELLSPVSTAGRDSLTQPEHSNERAVEAAEIREIQQRLKQLKDKGASIN; translated from the coding sequence ATGATGACATTGGTACGCTTACATGAAGTATCAAAAGAGTGGAATGGTAATGAATTGTTTACAGGATTGAATTTGGAGATTAATGAGGGCGAACGACTCGCCATTTTGGGTCGAAACGGATGTGGCAAGACAACGTTGTTACGCATCATTTTGGGTGAGGAGCATGGTGGCGGACGGATTGAACGTCATATTCCTCAGCAGGAATGGGGGTTCATGCGCCAGCGCTCGGAGATTGAGGCCGGGATGAATGTACTGGATGCGGTCCGGCGTGAGAGCGGTCAGATCTATGAAGTGAAACGGAACTTGGAAGAACTGGAACAACGGTTGAGCATGAGCACTGAAGCCGATGAAGAGCTGCTTGCAGCTTATACACAAGTGATGGAGCAATATGAACAGTTGAACGGTTATATGTGGGAGACTGAGGTTGAGAAAGTACTGACTCGTCTCGGATTATCCGCAGAGCATTGGAATAGACCCTATCATTCCTTGAGCGGTGGACAAAAAACAAAGGCTCGTTTGGCGGGGTTGCTTGTCAGCAAGCCTAAATTTCTGATCCTGGATGAACCAACGAATCATCTGGATGAGGGAAGCATGCGCTGGCTTGAAGAGTGGTTGTCCTCATATGAAGGTACGCTATTATTTGTATCACATGATCGTACGTTTATTGATCAGGTAGCAACAGGAGTCATTGAGTTCAGTCCAGATGCCCTGACTAAATACAAGGGCGGATACTCCGACTACAAGATCCACAAAGAGCGTGAATTACGCGAACAGGAAACGATCTACCGCAGGCAGGAATTGGAACGTAAGGCGCTGGAAGAAACGATTCGAAATTATCAGGAATGGTTCCATAAAGCGCATAATTCGGCGACTGATGTGGAGGTGAAGATCACCCAGAGCTTCTACAAGGCCAAAGCCAACAAAAATATTTCACGTTACCATGCGAAACAAAAACAGCTGGAACGTTTGGAGCGGGAACGGGTAGATAAACCTCGTGAAGCTGCAAAGTTGAACATGGAATTACAAATGAATCCACTGGCTGCACGTCAGTTGCTTGCGCTGGAAGAGGTGAGTTTTTCATATACGGGAGACAAACCATTGCTGCGTGATCTTCGGATTACTGTGGAACGCGGAGATCGGCTTGCTGTACGAGGTCCTAATGGAACGGGCAAGACAACACTGCTGAAGTTGATGATTGGTGAACTGGAACCTTCGCAAGGCAAGGTCACACGGCATCCACAGCTAAAAATCGGGTACTTTTCACAGGAGCTGGAAGGGCTTCCCGAGAATCAGACGCTGCTGGACAGCTTGCTTACTCTTCCATCCATGACACAAAGTGCGGCACGTACCATTCTGGGATGTTTCCTATTTTCCAGAGATGATGTGTTCAAGCGCATTGGGGATTTGAGCATGGGGGAAAAGTGCAGAGTGGCATTTCTGAGACTGTACTTTGGCGGAGCGAATCTGCTGGTGCTGGACGAACCGACGAACTATCTGGACATCGATACCCAGGAAGTCATGGAAAATGTATTAAAACAGGCTTCAGGTGCTTTGGTGCTTGTATCCCATGACCGGATGCTGACGAAGTCACTTGCGAATCGATTATGCGATCTGGAGGCTGGTGGCACAGCAACTCTGTTTGAAGGAGGTGTGTCGGATTGGGAGCAGTCCAACAAATTTCGGGAGGTGGCGCTGGAGACCCGAGAATCCGATGATGAGCGGTTACGATTGGAGATGCGACTATCGGAGTTGCTGTCTCCTGTAAGCACTGCTGGAAGAGACAGTCTGACACAGCCCGAGCATTCGAATGAGCGAGCAGTCGAGGCAGCTGAGATTCGCGAAATCCAGCAGCGCCTGAAACAATTGAAAGATAAGGGTGCAAGCATAAATTAG
- a CDS encoding DUF4129 domain-containing protein — MRNRPVATTKGLIAMLAVLMAGIYLFPIFTLASFYAMEHLPFTLFILVVLVGWLGQFIQHKIPGLSEKSTFIRGVTALVIGFLVALVVGMSLILPLPDIITLVLCGVISAYAGLTFQPVFHSVLLWRLQIMGVISAIVLMIASNSLEFMQPIQTYTVWIYIAGVISFAFWLVGRYMLQLDQAILNDGKRRLVLRDFARANHQRFMWMFIVIVAIGAFPSLAAWLGPLRDRLLAWIRGWFGPVSGEEPRLPMDNPNQPLNIPNDWREPPSEPSVFWNILGWVVMCAVAGAILWLLMRVGQKTINRLMDRFKGMLQPGEKKAEPRTEYIDVSETLDAPAKVRKNWFRKKEAPPAQNAERVRYYYRTWIDRAAHRGVEIQGTQTPLEAAQTIIQNGVKLEEDELSARLPDTYNSVRYGGKVPDHSDMVEIDRTWKSYRSK, encoded by the coding sequence ATGAGGAACAGACCGGTAGCGACGACCAAAGGACTCATAGCAATGCTTGCCGTCTTGATGGCTGGTATATACCTTTTTCCGATATTTACGCTTGCTTCATTCTACGCAATGGAACATTTGCCGTTCACATTATTCATCCTGGTTGTTCTTGTAGGTTGGTTGGGACAGTTCATTCAGCATAAAATTCCAGGTCTTAGCGAGAAGAGTACATTCATTCGTGGAGTAACGGCACTCGTCATAGGGTTTCTCGTCGCACTCGTTGTTGGGATGAGCCTCATTCTCCCGTTGCCGGATATCATCACATTGGTACTGTGTGGAGTCATCTCGGCTTATGCAGGTCTGACCTTCCAGCCAGTCTTTCATTCTGTGTTGTTATGGCGCTTGCAGATTATGGGTGTAATCAGTGCAATCGTGCTTATGATTGCTTCGAATTCGTTGGAATTCATGCAGCCGATACAAACCTACACTGTATGGATCTATATTGCGGGTGTGATCAGCTTTGCCTTTTGGCTGGTTGGACGATATATGCTGCAACTGGATCAGGCAATACTCAATGACGGCAAGAGAAGATTGGTATTAAGAGATTTTGCACGTGCAAATCATCAGCGGTTCATGTGGATGTTTATTGTTATCGTTGCGATCGGTGCTTTCCCAAGTCTGGCTGCCTGGCTGGGGCCGCTACGTGACCGCTTGCTTGCATGGATCAGGGGATGGTTTGGTCCAGTTTCTGGCGAGGAGCCACGATTACCAATGGACAACCCCAATCAGCCGCTAAATATACCGAATGACTGGAGAGAGCCGCCATCCGAGCCCTCGGTCTTCTGGAACATCCTCGGATGGGTAGTGATGTGTGCTGTAGCAGGAGCAATCCTGTGGCTGCTTATGAGGGTGGGACAAAAAACGATAAACAGACTTATGGATCGATTCAAGGGGATGTTACAACCAGGTGAAAAGAAGGCAGAACCACGGACGGAGTATATCGATGTCAGTGAGACGCTTGATGCGCCAGCAAAAGTCCGAAAGAATTGGTTTCGGAAGAAAGAAGCGCCACCTGCGCAGAATGCTGAACGTGTTCGGTATTACTATCGGACTTGGATTGACAGAGCTGCTCATCGAGGCGTGGAAATACAGGGGACGCAAACTCCGCTCGAGGCTGCACAGACCATTATTCAGAATGGTGTGAAGTTAGAAGAAGATGAGCTGTCTGCGAGACTTCCTGATACGTATAACAGCGTGCGGTATGGAGGAAAGGTTCCGGATCATTCCGATATGGTTGAGATTGACCGAACCTGGAAATCTTATCGAAGTAAATAA
- a CDS encoding DUF58 domain-containing protein, with protein sequence MALLWLVLVGGIVVVIHGVWFGRPALRKLKYSRQFSKLRCYAGDELEMVETISNEKRVSVPWLRLESMMPVSFVFRSGSGMDISQGEIYQNHKSIFTLKPFTRITRKHPFTCTQRGVYPLNTATMTGGDLFGVWRSTKPIPLQMSMIVYPSLVNAEDLPAIYQVWQGEVEVSRWIVEDPFLILGVRPYGAGDPMNRIHWKASARTGELQVYKQGWTADPQSWIVVNIQESADMWSVVTRPEKIERALRYAATAAVDAIGRGLPAGFAHNGYHVGGGRDTLRIEPDYGTPHLERLLEAMAETELKCMVPMEQFLNDEVRLNEEAQQIRSYLLITSYVSAAMEHEIARLHEQGHRVTILPVEDVKGNTKAVSA encoded by the coding sequence ATGGCATTATTATGGCTTGTCCTTGTTGGAGGCATTGTCGTAGTTATACATGGTGTGTGGTTTGGACGACCTGCACTGCGAAAACTCAAGTACAGCAGACAATTCAGCAAGCTGCGTTGTTACGCTGGAGATGAACTTGAGATGGTGGAGACGATATCAAATGAGAAACGAGTCTCCGTTCCGTGGCTCAGACTTGAATCGATGATGCCAGTGTCGTTTGTATTTCGTTCCGGTTCAGGTATGGATATTAGTCAAGGCGAAATCTATCAGAACCATAAGAGTATTTTTACGTTAAAACCGTTTACTCGTATTACGCGTAAGCATCCTTTTACATGTACTCAGCGTGGAGTTTATCCATTAAATACAGCAACGATGACAGGTGGGGATCTCTTTGGCGTGTGGCGTTCCACCAAACCGATTCCTTTGCAAATGTCTATGATTGTGTATCCTTCATTAGTGAATGCAGAGGATCTTCCTGCAATTTATCAGGTATGGCAGGGAGAAGTGGAAGTATCACGATGGATCGTTGAAGATCCTTTCTTGATCCTGGGTGTTCGGCCTTATGGTGCAGGCGACCCCATGAATCGTATTCACTGGAAAGCGAGTGCACGTACAGGTGAATTACAAGTCTACAAGCAGGGATGGACGGCTGATCCGCAATCCTGGATTGTAGTCAACATTCAGGAATCGGCAGATATGTGGAGTGTTGTTACTCGACCGGAAAAGATTGAACGGGCACTTCGTTACGCTGCCACGGCTGCAGTGGATGCCATCGGTAGAGGGTTGCCGGCAGGCTTCGCCCATAATGGTTATCATGTGGGTGGAGGCCGCGATACACTTCGGATTGAGCCGGATTATGGCACGCCCCATCTGGAACGGTTACTGGAAGCTATGGCTGAGACAGAGTTGAAATGCATGGTACCCATGGAGCAATTTCTGAATGATGAAGTACGTCTGAATGAAGAAGCACAGCAAATCCGCAGCTATCTGCTGATTACATCCTATGTATCTGCCGCAATGGAGCACGAGATTGCACGTCTGCACGAACAAGGACATCGTGTGACGATTCTCCCGGTAGAGGACGTGAAGGGTAATACAAAGGCGGTGAGTGCATGA
- the pheT gene encoding phenylalanine--tRNA ligase subunit beta, which produces MRVSTDWLSDYISLEGVTPQELAEKITRAGVEIDVVENRNKGVNKVVVGYVKSKEKHPDADKLNVCVIDAGQEEDLQIVCGAKNVDAGQKVVVALVGAKLPGGLDIKKAKLRGVVSLGMICSAKELGMNDKLLPKDQQEGILVLPEQTEVGTPISQVLGLDDHVLELDLTPNRSDCLSMRGAAYEVGAILGREVKLPSPKEQLVEIGDAAANHISVEIKAQEHCSHYAARYVTGIKLGASPLWMQNRLMAAGVRPINNIVDITNYVMLEYGQPLHAFDADKLEKGHIEVRMANEGETIVTLDGQERKLEPHMLLITDGVKPVAIAGVMGGENSEVSEGTVNLLLESAKFDGGTVRKTSRQLGLRSEASMRFEKEVDPGAVITALDRAAELIQRYAEGEVHQGIVEAGAEAAEKRVIQLSLDRLNRYLGTDLSLLEVKTIFARLHFACGDADQGLLDVEVPTRRGDITLDVDLFEEIARLYGYDNIPTTWIEGPTTPGAYTRSQAMRRTIRGLLSGSGWQEMISYSFVHPDKATLFPALTQGSKAVKLAMPMSEDRSVLRTSILPQMLDAAVYNMNRKQDSLAVFEVGNVFFTEEDQLTKQPHEIPVLGLLLTGNRASQQWNVGAEKVDFFDLKGALEQLFAYVGLEQRIRLVANSPEGFHPGRSASVYLEGKDGGEGTLIGTLGQLHPELQQQYDLNDVYIAEIALESIYNEADADIRYRELPRFPAMERDIAVVVNEDVEAGDMLRAIRESAGELLQNVQVFDVFTGSKLGENKKSVAMALVYRNRERTLTDEEVTEVHARVVARLEEQFGAELRK; this is translated from the coding sequence ATGAGAGTATCGACAGATTGGCTGTCTGATTATATTTCCCTTGAAGGTGTGACGCCACAGGAATTGGCGGAGAAAATCACCCGTGCGGGTGTCGAAATTGATGTAGTGGAGAACCGCAACAAGGGCGTGAATAAAGTTGTTGTAGGTTATGTGAAGAGCAAGGAGAAACACCCCGATGCAGACAAACTGAATGTATGTGTCATTGATGCTGGTCAGGAAGAAGATCTTCAGATCGTGTGTGGTGCGAAAAATGTGGATGCAGGCCAAAAAGTAGTCGTAGCCCTGGTTGGAGCGAAGCTCCCTGGTGGATTGGATATCAAAAAAGCCAAACTGCGCGGTGTTGTCTCCCTTGGCATGATCTGTTCCGCCAAAGAGCTGGGCATGAACGACAAATTGTTGCCGAAAGATCAGCAGGAAGGTATTCTCGTTCTGCCGGAACAAACGGAGGTTGGAACGCCAATCAGTCAGGTTCTTGGTCTCGACGATCATGTGCTTGAATTGGACCTGACACCGAACCGTTCCGACTGTCTAAGCATGCGTGGTGCAGCTTATGAAGTGGGTGCCATTCTGGGTCGTGAAGTGAAGCTGCCAAGTCCCAAAGAGCAACTGGTTGAAATTGGTGATGCAGCCGCGAATCATATCTCAGTAGAGATTAAGGCACAAGAGCACTGCAGTCACTATGCAGCTCGTTATGTAACCGGCATTAAGCTGGGTGCTTCCCCGCTGTGGATGCAAAACCGTCTCATGGCGGCTGGTGTTCGTCCGATCAATAACATCGTTGATATCACGAACTATGTCATGCTGGAATACGGCCAACCGCTACATGCATTTGATGCGGATAAGCTGGAAAAGGGCCATATTGAAGTGCGGATGGCCAACGAAGGCGAAACGATTGTTACGTTGGATGGCCAAGAGCGTAAGCTGGAGCCACATATGTTGCTTATCACAGATGGCGTGAAACCTGTAGCCATCGCTGGGGTTATGGGTGGCGAGAATTCCGAGGTATCGGAAGGCACGGTGAATCTGTTGCTGGAATCCGCCAAGTTCGATGGCGGAACCGTTCGGAAAACGTCGCGCCAACTGGGGCTGCGTTCCGAAGCAAGCATGCGTTTTGAGAAGGAAGTAGACCCGGGTGCGGTGATTACGGCTTTGGATCGTGCGGCTGAACTGATTCAGCGTTATGCTGAAGGTGAAGTGCACCAGGGAATCGTGGAAGCTGGAGCAGAAGCTGCGGAGAAACGTGTAATTCAATTGTCGCTGGACAGACTGAATCGTTATCTGGGAACCGATCTGTCTTTGCTTGAGGTAAAAACGATCTTCGCTCGTTTGCACTTTGCATGTGGTGATGCTGATCAAGGATTGCTGGATGTGGAAGTGCCAACACGCAGAGGGGATATTACGCTCGATGTAGACTTGTTTGAAGAGATTGCACGCCTGTACGGATACGATAACATTCCAACTACATGGATTGAAGGACCAACGACTCCAGGGGCATATACACGCTCTCAAGCAATGCGTCGCACCATTCGTGGATTGCTCTCCGGCAGTGGCTGGCAGGAAATGATCAGTTACTCCTTTGTACACCCGGATAAAGCGACTCTGTTCCCGGCGTTGACACAAGGAAGTAAAGCCGTGAAACTCGCGATGCCTATGAGCGAGGACCGCAGTGTGCTTCGTACGAGTATTTTGCCGCAAATGCTGGATGCAGCGGTGTATAACATGAACCGTAAACAGGATTCACTGGCTGTATTTGAAGTGGGCAATGTGTTCTTCACTGAAGAAGATCAGTTGACCAAGCAACCACATGAGATTCCGGTACTGGGCTTGCTGCTCACCGGTAATCGTGCAAGCCAGCAGTGGAATGTTGGAGCGGAGAAAGTAGACTTCTTCGATCTGAAAGGTGCTCTTGAGCAGCTGTTCGCCTATGTGGGGCTTGAACAACGCATTCGCTTGGTAGCAAACAGCCCTGAAGGATTCCATCCGGGACGGTCCGCATCGGTTTACCTGGAAGGTAAGGATGGCGGAGAAGGCACATTGATCGGTACATTGGGTCAATTGCATCCGGAACTGCAACAGCAGTATGATCTGAATGATGTGTACATCGCAGAGATTGCACTTGAATCGATCTACAATGAAGCAGACGCTGATATTCGTTATCGTGAACTTCCGCGTTTCCCAGCCATGGAACGTGATATCGCGGTTGTTGTGAATGAGGATGTTGAAGCTGGAGATATGCTGCGCGCCATTCGTGAATCGGCGGGTGAATTGTTACAAAACGTACAGGTATTCGATGTGTTTACTGGCAGTAAACTGGGTGAAAACAAGAAAAGCGTGGCGATGGCACTGGTATACCGGAATCGTGAACGTACACTCACCGATGAGGAAGTTACTGAAGTTCATGCCCGTGTAGTGGCTCGTCTGGAAGAGCAATTCGGAGCGGAATTGCGTAAATAG
- a CDS encoding EAL domain-containing protein: MKVNLQDQRKIILVAVCGLLCFLASQWFRSSSSSDLIISGYPVLTLLGGFAAVAACIGIYNQSWLFRTQKLTLRRTLLTTLFLLIGLFELVHIVSFAEEIPNGAMMESEFSLMMSTMGSLVCSVGLLLVYTINEKEIALPRKFLLFSGTLGTFVILYILAIQEWSMLPSMLDGKVLGGIFTRVHLMVGLLYGIIAVLMFVQWKKTKDADLPTILCGILCFFFGECYFVSATGVNDLNLLLGLLSNCMAYFFIQKGLYTSVVDTPFLQQQVAEAKMNYIAHHDDVTGLPNRRRLSQRLKKMMDDAVVQEQLVGVLVLNINRFKTINDSLGQQAANRVLRQVGQRLKHSSLPGEEVFGLGRDEFALTMTDFSSTDTALRRTRSILQLFEKPVLVDGNEYHLTLGIGMAIFPHDGESPLEIIQNADTALHSAKEQGMELNRFAHAMQMKAQERLQLENDLRKALDRGQFYLVYQPQVNLQSGLIVGMEALVRWQHPQRGSVSPAEFIPLAEESGLIVPLGEWVLREACAQNKQWQEAGYRKLCVSVNLSMRQFRHSHLLDNINGILKETGLEPVWLELEITESMTFDKDRSFEQLRKIKEIGVHISIDDFGTGYSSLHYLKDLPIDRLKIDRSFVNEVMEDSNNAAIVSTITSMAHHLQLKVTAEGVENEDQMVFLRNQHCHEAQGYFFSKPIKAAEFEKQFLRDVDKPTG; this comes from the coding sequence ATGAAGGTTAATCTGCAAGATCAGAGAAAAATAATTTTGGTCGCTGTATGCGGCTTATTGTGTTTCCTCGCAAGTCAATGGTTTCGTTCTTCTTCAAGCTCTGATCTGATCATATCGGGTTACCCGGTTTTGACACTCTTGGGTGGATTCGCTGCGGTAGCGGCTTGTATCGGCATCTATAATCAAAGCTGGTTGTTTCGGACACAGAAGCTAACTCTTCGGAGGACATTATTGACAACACTCTTTTTATTGATTGGTCTGTTTGAACTGGTTCATATCGTTTCATTTGCAGAAGAGATTCCAAATGGAGCCATGATGGAATCGGAGTTCTCCTTAATGATGTCAACCATGGGATCTTTGGTATGTTCCGTAGGTTTACTGCTCGTGTATACCATTAATGAGAAAGAAATTGCATTACCACGCAAATTCTTACTGTTCAGTGGGACGTTGGGTACCTTTGTTATTCTGTACATACTGGCTATTCAGGAATGGAGCATGTTGCCGAGTATGCTTGACGGGAAAGTGCTGGGTGGTATCTTCACCCGAGTTCATCTTATGGTTGGATTGCTCTATGGCATTATTGCGGTTCTTATGTTTGTGCAATGGAAAAAAACCAAAGATGCTGATCTACCAACCATTCTATGTGGCATTCTGTGTTTCTTTTTTGGTGAATGTTATTTTGTTTCAGCAACTGGGGTGAACGATCTCAATCTGTTATTAGGATTGCTGAGTAATTGTATGGCATATTTTTTCATTCAAAAAGGACTGTATACGTCCGTAGTGGACACGCCTTTCCTGCAACAGCAGGTTGCGGAAGCCAAGATGAACTATATTGCTCATCATGATGATGTAACGGGACTTCCAAACCGTCGTCGCCTTTCACAGCGGTTGAAAAAGATGATGGATGATGCCGTGGTGCAGGAACAGCTTGTTGGTGTACTGGTCCTGAATATTAATCGGTTCAAAACCATTAATGATTCGCTTGGACAGCAAGCAGCTAACCGGGTTTTGCGTCAGGTAGGTCAACGACTGAAACATTCGTCACTTCCAGGAGAAGAAGTCTTTGGATTGGGAAGAGATGAGTTTGCATTAACGATGACAGATTTCAGTTCAACCGATACAGCGTTGCGTCGGACAAGATCCATCTTGCAACTTTTTGAGAAGCCCGTCTTGGTTGATGGCAATGAGTACCATCTTACACTTGGAATCGGGATGGCCATTTTCCCACATGATGGGGAGTCACCACTGGAGATTATTCAGAATGCAGATACGGCTTTGCACAGTGCTAAGGAACAAGGAATGGAACTGAATCGTTTTGCCCATGCGATGCAGATGAAGGCACAGGAGCGTTTGCAGCTTGAGAATGATCTGCGCAAGGCGTTGGATCGAGGTCAGTTCTACCTGGTCTACCAGCCGCAGGTTAATCTGCAAAGTGGGCTAATCGTTGGCATGGAAGCCTTGGTGCGTTGGCAGCATCCGCAGCGAGGCTCGGTATCTCCGGCGGAATTTATTCCTCTGGCTGAAGAGAGTGGGCTCATTGTACCGCTTGGCGAATGGGTGCTTCGTGAAGCATGTGCACAGAACAAACAGTGGCAGGAAGCCGGTTATCGTAAACTGTGTGTTTCAGTGAATCTGTCGATGAGACAATTCAGGCACTCCCATTTGTTGGACAATATCAATGGCATTCTCAAAGAGACGGGACTAGAGCCTGTATGGCTTGAACTGGAGATTACAGAGAGCATGACATTTGATAAAGACCGGTCATTCGAACAGTTGCGCAAAATCAAAGAAATTGGTGTGCATATCAGTATTGATGATTTTGGAACGGGATACAGCTCGTTGCACTATCTGAAGGATCTGCCGATTGATCGGCTCAAGATTGACCGTTCATTTGTGAATGAAGTCATGGAGGACAGCAATAACGCCGCGATCGTATCTACCATCACTTCAATGGCGCATCATTTACAACTGAAAGTCACAGCTGAGGGCGTGGAGAACGAAGATCAGATGGTCTTTCTTCGCAATCAACACTGTCACGAGGCTCAGGGTTATTTCTTCAGCAAACCGATTAAAGCCGCTGAATTTGAAAAGCAGTTTTTGAGAGATGTGGATAAGCCTACAGGATAG